In a genomic window of Croceibacterium sp. TMG7-5b_MA50:
- a CDS encoding response regulator transcription factor yields MRVLLIEDEPTTAKAIELMLTTESFNVYATDLGEEGLDLGKLYDYDIILLDLNLPDMHGYDVLKKLRVAKVQTPVLILSGIAELDSKVRSFGFGADDYVTKPFHRDELIARIHAVVRRSKGHSQSIIRTGKLAVNLDAKTVEVDGARVHLTGKEYAMLELLSLRKGTTLTKEMFLNHLYGGIDEPELKIIDVFICKLRKKLSAACAGENYIETVWGRGYVLRDLQDSALAA; encoded by the coding sequence ATGCGCGTGCTGCTGATCGAGGACGAGCCGACGACCGCCAAGGCGATCGAGCTGATGCTGACCACCGAAAGCTTCAACGTCTATGCCACGGACCTGGGCGAGGAAGGCCTCGATCTGGGCAAGCTGTATGATTACGACATCATCCTGCTGGACCTGAACCTGCCCGACATGCACGGATACGACGTGCTGAAGAAGCTACGCGTCGCCAAGGTGCAGACCCCCGTGCTGATCCTGTCGGGCATCGCGGAACTGGACAGCAAGGTCCGCTCGTTCGGCTTCGGCGCGGACGATTACGTGACCAAGCCGTTCCACCGGGACGAGCTGATCGCTCGCATCCACGCGGTCGTGCGCCGGTCCAAGGGGCACAGCCAGTCGATCATCCGCACCGGCAAACTGGCGGTGAACCTCGATGCCAAGACCGTGGAGGTCGATGGCGCCCGCGTCCACCTGACGGGCAAGGAATACGCGATGCTGGAGCTGCTGTCCCTGCGCAAGGGGACGACGCTGACCAAGGAGATGTTCCTGAACCACCTGTATGGCGGCATCGACGAGCCGGAGCTGAAGATCATCGACGTGTTCATCTGCAAGCTGCGCAAGAAGCTGTCCGCCGCCTGCGCGGGCGAGAACTACATCGAGACCGTATGGGGCCGCGGCTACGTGCTGCGCGACCTGCAGGACAGCGCGCTAGCCGCGTAG
- the mdlC gene encoding benzoylformate decarboxylase → MPPGTQTTVREAAFAVFAHWGVDRLFGNPGSTELPLLRGLPFPYVQGLNEAVVLGMADGYARASGRAALVNLHSAAGTGHAMGNLFTAWKNNAPVVVTAGQQARPILPFDPFLFAERATEFPRPYVKWSAEPARAEDVPLALARAFAVALTPPMGPVFVSIPVDDWDRSCTMPALPSLVTRTAADPAALAPLATMLAEARNPALVLGTGIANAGGWDAAIALAEASGAAAWVAPYAAREVFPEDHLNFAGFLPAWRDRLSALLQPHDAILVVGAPVFTWHVEGSGPFWPPAATLALLSDDPQHLAALPGGQGVLGDPALGLSALANLLQPQRRHLRAARRVDPPAPAMAPDHVMSRIAALRPADAMIVEEAPTARGAMHDHLPITRSSGFYTCASGGLGHGLPAAIGVALAQSARVIALLGDGSAMYAIQGLYAARNERAAVSFVILNNGGYAALTGFAGEFGLNHVPGCDLSGIDFVQLAQAQGVPGRRVERVDQLDEALDWSFAETGPTLLDLRLA, encoded by the coding sequence TTGCCACCCGGTACACAGACGACTGTACGCGAGGCCGCCTTTGCCGTGTTTGCGCATTGGGGCGTGGACCGGCTGTTCGGCAATCCCGGCAGCACGGAACTGCCGCTGCTGCGCGGCCTGCCTTTCCCCTACGTGCAGGGCCTGAACGAGGCGGTCGTGCTGGGGATGGCGGATGGTTATGCCCGCGCCAGCGGGCGGGCGGCGCTGGTCAATCTGCACAGCGCGGCGGGCACGGGTCATGCCATGGGCAACCTGTTCACCGCGTGGAAGAACAATGCGCCGGTGGTGGTCACCGCCGGGCAGCAGGCGCGACCGATCCTGCCCTTTGATCCCTTCCTGTTCGCCGAGCGCGCGACCGAGTTCCCGCGCCCTTACGTCAAGTGGTCGGCGGAGCCGGCGCGGGCGGAGGATGTGCCGCTCGCCCTGGCTCGCGCCTTCGCCGTGGCGTTGACGCCGCCGATGGGACCTGTCTTCGTCTCGATCCCGGTGGACGATTGGGACCGGTCATGCACGATGCCGGCGCTCCCATCGCTGGTCACCCGCACCGCCGCCGATCCGGCCGCTTTGGCGCCGCTGGCGACGATGCTGGCAGAGGCGCGCAACCCGGCGCTGGTGCTCGGCACCGGGATCGCCAATGCCGGGGGGTGGGATGCGGCGATCGCCCTGGCGGAGGCGAGCGGCGCCGCCGCGTGGGTCGCGCCCTATGCCGCGCGGGAGGTGTTCCCGGAGGATCACCTGAACTTCGCCGGCTTCCTACCCGCCTGGCGGGACCGGTTATCCGCCCTGTTGCAGCCACATGATGCGATCCTGGTCGTGGGTGCGCCGGTGTTCACCTGGCATGTCGAGGGCAGCGGACCATTCTGGCCGCCCGCCGCCACGCTGGCCCTGCTGAGCGACGATCCGCAGCACCTCGCCGCCCTACCCGGCGGCCAAGGCGTGCTGGGGGACCCGGCGCTGGGCCTGTCGGCATTGGCGAACCTGCTGCAGCCGCAGCGCCGGCACCTGCGCGCCGCCCGGCGTGTCGACCCGCCCGCTCCCGCGATGGCACCCGACCACGTCATGTCGCGCATCGCCGCCTTGCGGCCAGCGGACGCCATGATCGTGGAGGAGGCGCCCACGGCACGCGGCGCGATGCACGATCACCTGCCAATCACCCGCAGCAGCGGCTTCTACACCTGCGCCAGCGGCGGGCTGGGCCACGGGCTACCCGCCGCGATCGGTGTCGCGCTGGCGCAGTCCGCCCGCGTGATAGCATTGCTGGGCGACGGGTCCGCCATGTACGCCATCCAAGGCCTCTATGCCGCGCGTAACGAGCGCGCTGCCGTATCCTTCGTCATCCTCAACAATGGCGGATACGCCGCGCTGACCGGCTTCGCCGGGGAATTCGGCCTTAACCACGTGCCAGGCTGCGACCTCAGCGGCATCGACTTCGTGCAACTGGCGCAGGCGCAAGGTGTGCCCGGACGCCGGGTGGAGCGGGTGGACCAGCTCGACGAAGCGCTCGACTGGAGCTTCGCCGAGACCGGGCCGACCCTGCTCGACCTCAGACTGGCCTAG
- a CDS encoding superoxide dismutase family protein: MLRLLPAIVAAPLMLAACSESPEQPAAPEETETGVAGEQAVAALETSDGQPAGTATATVSGDALMLVVAVQNMPAGEHGVHVHMVGRCDAPDFTTAGAHWNPTSQTHGLEGAAGQHAGDMPNLTVTPQGTGTLEYTLEGGATFAGLMDADGSAFVVHADADDQQTDPSGESGGRIACGVFTAG, translated from the coding sequence ATGCTCCGCCTCCTTCCCGCCATCGTCGCCGCCCCGCTGATGCTTGCCGCATGCAGCGAATCGCCCGAACAGCCCGCCGCGCCGGAGGAGACCGAGACCGGTGTTGCCGGCGAACAGGCCGTCGCCGCGCTGGAAACGTCCGACGGGCAGCCTGCCGGTACAGCCACCGCCACCGTGTCCGGTGATGCGCTGATGCTGGTGGTCGCGGTGCAGAACATGCCCGCGGGCGAACATGGTGTGCACGTCCACATGGTCGGCCGCTGCGACGCGCCCGACTTCACCACCGCCGGCGCGCACTGGAACCCGACCAGCCAGACGCACGGGCTGGAAGGGGCGGCCGGCCAGCACGCAGGCGACATGCCGAACCTGACGGTCACGCCGCAGGGCACCGGCACGCTAGAATACACGCTGGAAGGCGGCGCCACCTTTGCCGGGCTGATGGATGCCGACGGATCGGCCTTCGTGGTGCATGCCGATGCCGACGACCAGCAGACCGACCCGTCGGGCGAAAGCGGCGGGCGGATCGCCTGCGGCGTGTTTACCGCCGGCTAG
- a CDS encoding NAD-dependent succinate-semialdehyde dehydrogenase — protein MQDRLTDRGLWRTRALVGGEWIGADGGTTIAVEDPATGDTIGEVPDCGAAETERAIAAAEQALPAWRARPAPERCAILRRWNDLILAATEDLARILTAEQGKPLAEAQAEIEYAASFVAWFADEGQRSHGQEVPAPTADRRIMVRKEPVGVCAAITPWNFPAAMITRKLAPALAAGCTIVLKPAQQTPFTALALGELAIRAGVPAGVLGIVTGDAAAVGGAMTASPVVRLLSFTGSTGVGAKLMEQSAPTIKKLALELGGNAPLLVFDDADLDNAVEAAVAAKFRNAGQSCVAVNRILVQAGIHDAFVDRLAARVRALRVGPGVEDGVEIGPLIDDKARAKVADMVADAQDKGATLVAQAPAAGRFTAPMLLTGMTPEMRAAQEEIFGPVAAIYRFETEADGLALANATPYGLAAYYCTTDLHRAWRVGEALEAGMVGLNTGAISLAMAPFGGIKQSGLGREGGAEGLEEYLETKALHWTGLG, from the coding sequence ATGCAGGACAGACTGACGGATCGCGGATTGTGGCGGACCCGCGCGCTGGTGGGCGGCGAATGGATTGGCGCGGATGGCGGCACCACGATCGCGGTGGAGGACCCGGCCACCGGCGACACGATCGGGGAAGTGCCCGATTGCGGCGCGGCGGAGACGGAGCGGGCCATCGCCGCGGCGGAGCAGGCGCTGCCCGCCTGGCGCGCCCGCCCGGCGCCCGAACGTTGCGCCATCCTGCGGCGCTGGAACGACCTGATCCTGGCCGCGACCGAGGACCTCGCCCGCATCCTGACCGCGGAACAGGGCAAGCCGCTGGCGGAGGCGCAGGCGGAAATCGAATATGCCGCCAGCTTCGTTGCCTGGTTCGCCGACGAAGGACAGCGCAGCCACGGGCAGGAGGTACCCGCACCCACCGCCGACCGGCGCATCATGGTCCGCAAGGAGCCGGTCGGCGTATGCGCCGCGATCACGCCGTGGAACTTCCCAGCGGCCATGATCACGCGCAAGCTGGCCCCGGCGCTGGCGGCAGGTTGCACCATCGTGCTGAAGCCCGCGCAACAGACGCCGTTCACCGCGCTGGCCCTGGGCGAGCTGGCGATCCGCGCGGGGGTGCCCGCAGGCGTGCTGGGCATCGTCACCGGCGATGCGGCGGCGGTCGGCGGTGCGATGACGGCGAGCCCGGTGGTGCGGCTGCTGTCGTTCACCGGATCCACCGGGGTGGGCGCGAAGCTGATGGAACAATCCGCGCCCACCATCAAGAAGCTGGCCCTGGAACTGGGCGGCAATGCGCCGCTGCTGGTGTTCGACGATGCCGACCTCGACAATGCGGTGGAGGCGGCGGTGGCGGCCAAGTTCCGCAATGCCGGGCAGAGCTGCGTCGCGGTGAACCGCATCCTGGTGCAGGCGGGCATCCACGATGCCTTCGTGGACCGGCTGGCCGCGCGGGTGCGTGCGCTGCGGGTCGGGCCGGGCGTTGAGGACGGCGTGGAGATCGGGCCGCTGATCGACGACAAGGCGCGCGCCAAGGTGGCGGACATGGTGGCCGACGCACAGGACAAGGGCGCGACGCTGGTGGCGCAGGCGCCCGCCGCCGGCCGCTTCACCGCGCCCATGCTGCTGACCGGCATGACGCCAGAAATGCGCGCGGCGCAGGAAGAGATCTTCGGCCCGGTCGCCGCGATCTACCGCTTTGAGACAGAAGCGGACGGCCTGGCGCTCGCCAATGCCACGCCCTACGGCCTCGCCGCCTATTACTGCACCACCGACCTCCATCGCGCATGGCGCGTGGGGGAGGCGCTGGAGGCGGGCATGGTCGGCCTGAACACGGGTGCGATCAGCCTGGCGATGGCGCCGTTCGGCGGGATCAAGCAATCGGGCCTTGGCCGGGAAGGCGGGGCCGAGGGGCTGGAGGAATATCTGGAGACCAAGGCGCTCCACTGGACCGGGCTCGGCTAG
- a CDS encoding MFS transporter, whose product MVAATGVAPTDPRTVIDGNPMTTRQWIVVALMTLLNALDGFDVLASAFAGPGIRQEWGLPPDALGVVLSAELVGMGLGSLFLGGLADQLGRRTMLLSCLLVMTAGMFMAAFVGSVPELIAWRLLTGLGIGGMLAATNAVTAECTSRAARAQALAIYVIGYPLGAVIGGFAAQGWLLVEYDWRAVFLFGGAATAAMIPLTVLLVPETPAFFAAKRPPDALARINRSLRSLRQPPIADLPPPPPAHARPRASDVLAKPALRRVTVLLSLGYMCHTLTFYFILKWAVTIVADAGFSQPEAASVLTWANIGGAIGGTLFGLFLRRFDIKGPTIAASLLGAAAVVGFGTGADSLWGWRALTFASMFFLNAAIVGYYAAFARGFPAYARGTGSGIALGVGRAGAAASPIVAGLLFTALGDAELPVVAAIMAVGAVCGAALLWLLPLTDPEQDEAIP is encoded by the coding sequence ATGGTAGCAGCAACAGGCGTGGCGCCGACCGATCCGCGCACGGTCATCGACGGCAATCCCATGACCACGCGCCAGTGGATCGTGGTCGCGCTGATGACGCTGCTGAACGCGCTCGACGGTTTCGACGTGCTCGCCAGCGCCTTTGCTGGGCCGGGCATCCGGCAGGAATGGGGCCTGCCGCCCGACGCGCTGGGTGTGGTGCTGTCCGCCGAACTGGTCGGCATGGGTCTGGGATCGCTGTTTCTGGGCGGGCTGGCGGACCAGCTGGGCCGGCGCACGATGCTGCTGTCATGCCTGCTGGTGATGACCGCCGGGATGTTCATGGCCGCCTTTGTCGGCAGCGTGCCCGAACTGATCGCCTGGCGGCTGCTGACCGGGCTGGGCATCGGGGGCATGCTGGCGGCGACCAACGCGGTCACCGCCGAATGCACCAGCCGGGCGGCGCGGGCGCAGGCGCTGGCGATCTATGTCATCGGCTACCCGCTGGGCGCGGTGATCGGCGGCTTCGCGGCACAGGGCTGGCTGCTGGTGGAATATGACTGGCGCGCGGTGTTCCTGTTCGGCGGCGCGGCGACCGCGGCGATGATCCCGTTGACCGTGCTGCTGGTGCCCGAGACGCCGGCCTTCTTCGCCGCCAAGCGCCCGCCTGATGCCCTTGCCCGCATCAACCGGTCGCTCCGCAGCCTGCGCCAGCCGCCCATCGCGGACCTGCCCCCGCCGCCCCCCGCCCACGCCCGGCCGCGCGCCAGCGACGTACTGGCGAAGCCAGCGCTGCGCCGGGTCACCGTGCTGCTCTCGCTCGGCTATATGTGCCACACGCTGACCTTCTACTTCATCCTGAAATGGGCGGTGACGATCGTCGCCGATGCGGGCTTCAGCCAGCCGGAGGCCGCCAGCGTGCTGACCTGGGCCAATATCGGCGGGGCGATCGGCGGGACGCTGTTCGGCCTGTTCCTGCGGCGGTTCGACATCAAGGGGCCGACGATCGCCGCATCGCTGCTGGGCGCCGCGGCGGTGGTCGGCTTCGGCACGGGGGCGGACAGCCTGTGGGGCTGGCGCGCGCTGACCTTCGCGTCGATGTTCTTCCTCAACGCCGCCATCGTGGGCTATTACGCCGCCTTCGCCCGCGGCTTCCCCGCCTATGCCCGCGGCACCGGCAGCGGCATCGCACTGGGCGTCGGCCGCGCCGGCGCCGCCGCTTCCCCGATCGTCGCCGGCCTGCTGTTCACCGCGCTGGGCGACGCCGAGCTGCCGGTGGTGGCCGCGATCATGGCAGTCGGTGCGGTATGCGGCGCGGCGCTGCTGTGGCTGCTGCCCCTGACCGACCCCGAACAGGACGAAGCCATCCCATGA
- the fghA gene encoding S-formylglutathione hydrolase, translating into MTIETISTARSHGGVQGVYGHTSSATGTPMTFAVYVPPHEPGAKLPVLFYLSGLTCTHANVMDKGEYRAACAAHGIILVAPDTSPRGDGVADDPAWDMGQGAGFYVDATQAPWAPHFCMKTYVDEELPALVATHFPADMARQGIFGHSMGGHGALTVALRNPGRFRSTSAFAPISSPLDCPWGDKALTGYLGPDRAAWRPYDACALIDDGARLPELLVDQGTADNFLDEQLKPHLLQAACERAGIPATIRLQPGYDHSYFFISSFMADHVAWHAERLNA; encoded by the coding sequence ATGACGATCGAGACAATCAGCACCGCGCGTAGCCATGGCGGCGTGCAGGGCGTATATGGCCACACCAGCAGCGCGACCGGCACGCCGATGACCTTCGCCGTCTACGTCCCGCCGCATGAACCCGGCGCCAAACTGCCGGTGCTGTTCTATCTGTCGGGCCTCACCTGCACGCATGCCAATGTGATGGACAAGGGCGAGTACCGCGCCGCCTGCGCCGCGCACGGCATCATCCTGGTCGCGCCCGATACCTCGCCCCGCGGCGACGGGGTGGCCGACGATCCGGCGTGGGACATGGGCCAAGGCGCCGGCTTCTACGTCGATGCGACACAGGCGCCATGGGCGCCGCATTTCTGCATGAAGACCTATGTGGACGAGGAACTGCCCGCGCTGGTCGCCACGCATTTCCCGGCGGACATGGCGCGGCAGGGCATCTTCGGCCATTCGATGGGCGGGCACGGCGCGCTGACGGTGGCGCTGCGCAATCCCGGCCGGTTCCGATCGACCAGCGCCTTCGCCCCGATCTCCAGCCCGCTCGATTGCCCGTGGGGCGACAAGGCGCTGACCGGCTATCTGGGGCCAGATCGCGCCGCCTGGCGCCCCTACGATGCCTGCGCGCTAATTGACGATGGCGCCCGCCTGCCCGAACTGCTGGTGGACCAGGGCACGGCCGACAATTTCCTGGATGAACAGCTGAAGCCTCATTTGCTGCAGGCCGCGTGCGAGCGGGCGGGCATTCCGGCAACGATCCGGCTGCAGCCGGGTTATGATCATTCCTACTTCTTCATCTCCAGCTTCATGGCCGATCATGTCGCCTGGCACGCGGAAAGGCTGAACGCATGA
- a CDS encoding NTP transferase domain-containing protein, with translation MMPPMTLGVVLAGGLSTRFGSDKALAEYQGHTLLAHAVDLLSGWCEHVIVAGRAEAPAPTVPDHPRSGMGPLGGLLAGLRHAQDEGYAGVLTIGVDTLDLPADLPALLGPAPAYLATQPVVGHWRPADALLLEELLAGDGSHAMMAFVEACGARPVTLPASPANINTPADLAQLEQRGGG, from the coding sequence ATGATGCCCCCCATGACTCTCGGCGTGGTCCTGGCCGGTGGGCTGTCCACCCGCTTCGGCAGCGACAAGGCGCTGGCCGAGTATCAGGGCCACACGCTGCTCGCCCATGCGGTCGACCTGCTGAGCGGCTGGTGCGAGCATGTGATCGTCGCCGGGCGGGCGGAGGCGCCCGCCCCGACCGTGCCCGACCATCCGCGATCCGGCATGGGCCCGCTCGGCGGCCTCCTCGCGGGCCTGCGCCATGCGCAGGACGAGGGCTATGCCGGCGTGCTGACGATCGGCGTCGATACGCTGGACCTGCCGGCCGACCTGCCGGCGCTGCTGGGGCCGGCCCCCGCCTACCTCGCGACGCAGCCGGTCGTCGGCCATTGGCGCCCCGCCGATGCGCTGCTGCTGGAGGAGCTGCTGGCCGGCGATGGCAGCCATGCGATGATGGCCTTCGTCGAGGCATGCGGTGCGCGCCCCGTGACGCTGCCGGCCTCCCCCGCCAACATCAACACGCCCGCCGACCTCGCCCAGCTGGAGCAGCGGGGTGGCGGTTGA
- the fdhD gene encoding formate dehydrogenase accessory sulfurtransferase FdhD codes for MAVEHRADGTTRAIDRAFVPEAPVALEFNGLSYAVMMATPADLTDFALGFALTEGLAGDPRDVTDLAVAEVPAGWIVRAQLAGLGIAQLTDRVRARVAESSCGLCGIENLEAVARPLPPVAAHNAIPPTAIFAALAALRDHQPLTRATGAAHAAALCEADGTIIAVREDVGRHNALDKLVGALAATGQSAASGFVLSTARCSYEIVEKAVRAGATTLVTISLPTSLAEARARAAGLTLWSLARPDSVLEVVKGSARAG; via the coding sequence GTGGCGGTTGAACACCGCGCCGACGGCACCACCCGCGCAATAGACCGGGCCTTCGTGCCGGAGGCGCCGGTCGCGCTGGAATTCAACGGCCTGTCCTACGCCGTGATGATGGCGACGCCGGCCGACCTTACCGACTTCGCGCTCGGCTTCGCGTTGACGGAGGGGTTGGCCGGCGATCCGCGGGACGTGACCGACCTTGCCGTGGCGGAGGTGCCCGCCGGCTGGATCGTGCGGGCGCAGCTGGCCGGCCTCGGCATCGCGCAACTGACCGACCGGGTGCGCGCGCGGGTGGCCGAAAGTTCGTGCGGCCTGTGCGGGATCGAGAACCTGGAGGCGGTCGCCCGCCCCCTGCCGCCGGTCGCCGCGCACAACGCCATCCCGCCCACCGCCATCTTCGCCGCGCTGGCGGCGCTGCGCGATCACCAGCCGCTGACCCGCGCCACCGGCGCCGCCCATGCCGCCGCCTTGTGCGAGGCGGACGGCACGATCATCGCCGTGCGGGAAGATGTCGGCCGGCACAATGCGCTCGACAAGCTGGTCGGCGCGCTCGCCGCCACCGGGCAGTCGGCCGCATCGGGGTTCGTGCTGTCCACCGCGCGCTGTTCGTACGAGATCGTGGAGAAGGCGGTGCGCGCGGGTGCGACGACGCTGGTCACCATCTCCCTGCCCACCAGCCTGGCGGAGGCGCGCGCCCGTGCTGCCGGCCTCACCCTGTGGAGCCTGGCGCGTCCCGACAGCGTGTTGGAAGTGGTGAAGGGGTCAGCGCGCGCGGGCTAG
- the metW gene encoding methionine biosynthesis protein MetW encodes MSLRPDLAVIARHVAPGTRVLDVGCGEGELMAELQASRQVDARGLEIDPVAVERCVARGLSAVQGNADRDLADYPDRAFDYAILSQTLQTARRPDLLLDQLLRIGDHAFVSFPNFAHWRNRMALLWRGRMPVTRHLPVTWYETQNIHHLTVGDFDELLAQLNVTTERRWFFAHDREIGPGGANWRAEYAVYLLRR; translated from the coding sequence ATGAGCCTGCGTCCGGACCTTGCCGTGATCGCCCGCCATGTCGCGCCCGGCACCCGCGTGCTGGATGTCGGCTGCGGCGAGGGGGAGTTGATGGCGGAGCTGCAGGCGAGCCGGCAGGTCGATGCCCGCGGGCTGGAGATTGACCCCGTCGCGGTGGAACGCTGCGTCGCGCGCGGCCTGTCCGCGGTGCAGGGCAACGCCGACCGCGATCTCGCCGATTACCCCGACAGGGCGTTCGACTATGCCATCCTGTCGCAGACACTGCAGACTGCGCGCCGGCCGGACCTGTTGCTGGATCAGCTGCTGCGGATCGGCGATCACGCCTTTGTCAGCTTCCCCAACTTCGCACACTGGCGCAACCGCATGGCGCTGCTGTGGCGGGGCCGGATGCCGGTAACGCGGCACCTGCCGGTCACCTGGTACGAGACGCAGAACATCCACCACCTGACCGTCGGCGATTTCGACGAATTGCTCGCGCAGTTGAACGTCACCACGGAACGCCGCTGGTTCTTCGCGCATGATCGGGAGATCGGGCCAGGCGGCGCAAACTGGCGGGCGGAATACGCGGTGTACCTGCTGCGGCGCTGA
- a CDS encoding GNAT family N-acetyltransferase, which produces MTELPAGYEIIGDQARIDAVAAHAYLTRSYWSPGIAFDIVAKGIRNSLCVAVFNGDAQVAMARVVTDYTTMAYLADVYVLEEHRGRGLSHAMLDWLHAHPDLQGLRRWVLFTADAHALYAAHGWTAHPHPERLMVRVDPAAFA; this is translated from the coding sequence ATGACCGAGCTTCCCGCCGGGTACGAGATCATCGGCGATCAGGCCCGGATCGATGCAGTGGCGGCGCACGCCTATTTGACGCGCAGCTACTGGTCGCCCGGCATCGCCTTCGACATCGTGGCGAAGGGTATCCGCAACAGTCTGTGCGTGGCGGTATTTAACGGTGATGCGCAGGTGGCGATGGCGCGGGTCGTCACCGACTACACCACCATGGCCTATCTCGCGGACGTCTATGTGCTGGAGGAGCATCGTGGGCGCGGCCTAAGCCATGCCATGCTGGACTGGCTGCACGCCCATCCCGACCTGCAGGGCCTGCGCCGCTGGGTGCTGTTCACCGCCGACGCCCACGCGCTCTACGCCGCGCATGGCTGGACGGCGCACCCCCATCCGGAGCGGTTGATGGTTCGCGTCGATCCGGCAGCCTTCGCATGA
- a CDS encoding homoserine O-acetyltransferase has translation MATARPLPLTSLQLPHPLPLDSGQVLHGVTIAYETYGTLAPDRGNAVLVPHALTGDQHLASQHPITGKPGWWARMVGPGKPIDTDRFFVICANVIGSCMGSSGPSAPHPDDGLPYGMRFPVITIRDMVRGTIGLLDALGIERLHGVVGGSMGGMQALSLAANFPDRAGRIMAIATTARHSAQNIAFHEVGRQAIMADPDWQGGEYYGTGRSPDKGLSVARMAAHITYLSEAGLTGKFGRRYQARLDGTAGGRSFGFDADFQVESYLRHQGLAFTDRFDANSYLYITRATDYFDLAEEHGGRLADAFAGTRARFCVVSFDTDWLYPTAESRAVVHALNAAAAAVSFVELSAPYGHDSFLLDVPALDRVVKGFLE, from the coding sequence ATGGCGACCGCGCGCCCCCTGCCTCTCACCAGCCTGCAGCTGCCCCATCCCCTCCCGCTCGACAGCGGGCAGGTGCTGCATGGCGTCACCATCGCTTACGAGACCTACGGCACTCTGGCGCCGGATCGCGGCAATGCCGTGCTGGTGCCGCACGCGCTGACCGGTGACCAGCACCTCGCCAGCCAGCATCCGATCACCGGCAAGCCGGGCTGGTGGGCACGGATGGTTGGGCCGGGCAAGCCGATCGACACCGACCGCTTCTTCGTGATCTGCGCCAATGTCATCGGCAGCTGCATGGGGTCGAGCGGGCCGTCCGCGCCGCACCCCGACGATGGCCTGCCCTATGGCATGCGCTTCCCCGTCATCACCATCCGCGACATGGTGCGCGGCACAATCGGCCTGCTGGACGCGCTGGGGATCGAGCGGCTGCACGGTGTCGTCGGCGGGTCGATGGGCGGCATGCAGGCGTTGAGCCTGGCGGCCAATTTCCCCGATCGCGCCGGGCGGATCATGGCCATCGCCACCACCGCGCGCCATTCCGCGCAGAACATCGCCTTCCACGAGGTCGGCCGGCAGGCGATCATGGCCGATCCCGATTGGCAGGGCGGCGAATATTACGGCACCGGCCGTTCGCCGGACAAGGGGCTGTCGGTCGCCCGCATGGCGGCGCACATCACCTACCTGTCGGAAGCCGGCCTCACCGGCAAGTTCGGCCGCCGCTACCAGGCGCGGCTGGACGGCACGGCGGGTGGGCGTTCGTTCGGCTTCGACGCAGATTTCCAGGTGGAAAGCTACCTCCGGCACCAGGGCCTCGCATTCACCGACCGGTTCGATGCCAATTCGTACCTCTACATCACCCGCGCCACCGACTATTTCGACTTGGCGGAGGAGCATGGCGGCAGGCTGGCGGACGCTTTTGCCGGCACGCGGGCGCGGTTCTGCGTCGTCAGCTTCGACACCGACTGGCTGTACCCCACTGCCGAATCGCGCGCGGTGGTGCACGCGCTGAACGCCGCCGCCGCCGCGGTCAGCTTCGTGGAGCTGAGCGCCCCTTATGGCCATGACAGCTTCCTGCTGGACGTGCCGGCACTGGACCGCGTGGTGAAGGGCTTCCTGGAATGA